A region of Gossypium arboreum isolate Shixiya-1 unplaced genomic scaffold, ASM2569848v2 Contig00292, whole genome shotgun sequence DNA encodes the following proteins:
- the LOC128288806 gene encoding probable disease resistance protein At5g63020, protein MGGVGKTTILKHIHNDLLKQQRFERVIWVTISKEFNIMKVQDDIAGALKLKEDWPREGDKLRRAAILSEMLKNAGKHVLILDNVWDKVSLEEVGIPEPSGSNGCKMVLTTRSEHVCKYMGCKVKPLSEEEALMLFLNKVGPNIVQSPTIMPTLKLVVKECAGLPLTIVVVAGTMKGEDNPRIWKNALGELKERIGKVEGVEAEVIERLKFSFDHLKDEQAKHCFLYCTVYPEDFEIEKDELIECWIEEGFIDDMGTRQEMKDKGLTILKKLEDNCLLENITDGFYQPGIKMHDAVRDMALSITSMNPRYIVQAGLQLTEGNGVQILRKYRLCITP, encoded by the coding sequence ATGGGCGGTGTGGGTAAAACCACTATCTTGAAGCACATCCACAATGATCTTTTAAAGCAACAAAGATTCGAAAGGGTAATCTGGGTTACCATATCAAAGGAGTTCAATATAATGAAGGTACAAGATGATATTGCAGGTGCTTTGAAGTTGAAGGAAGATTGGCCCAGAGAAGGAGACAAGCTCAGACGAGCAGCAATCTTGTCAGAAATGCTGAAGAACGCGGGAAAGCATGTTCTAATCCTAGATAATGTGTGGGATAAAGTCTCTCTAGAGGAAGTTGGGATCCCCGAGCCGAGTGGCAGCAATGGCTGCAAGATGGTGTTGACAACCCGTTCAGAGCATGTCTGTAAGTATATGGGTTGTAAGGTGAAGCCCCTTTCAGAAGAAGAGGCATTGATGCTATTCTTGAATAAAGTTGGACCTAACATAGTTCAAAGTCCAACTATAATGCCTACTTTGAAGCTTGTTGTCAAGGAATGTGCGGGTTTACCTCTTACAATTGTCGTGGTAGCTGGTACCATGAAAGGAGAAGATAACCCTCGTATTTGGAAAAATGCACTCGGGGAATTGAAAGAGAGAATAGGGAAAGTGGAAGGAGTGGAAGCTGAGGTAATCGAGCGCTTGAAATTTAGCTTCGATCACTTAAAGGACGAGCAAGCAAAACATTGTTTTTTGTATTGTACAGTGTATCCCGAagattttgaaattgaaaaggatgaACTAATTGAGTGCTGGATTGAAGAGGGATTCATAGATGATATGGGTACAAGACAAGAAATGAAAGACAAGGGCCTTACTATTTTGAAGAAGTTAGAAGATAACTGCTTGTTGGAAAATATTACCGATGGATTTTATCAACCTGGCATAAAGATGCATGATGCAGTGAGAGACATGGCACTGTCGATCACAAGTATGAATCCTCGATATATAGTACAAGCAGGCTTGCAATTAACAGAAGGCAATGGAGTCCAGATATTGAGAAAGTATCGCTTATGTATAACTCCATAA